Below is a window of Myxococcus guangdongensis DNA.
TGACCTTCATCAGCGGATTCACAGCACGGGAGGTCGCGGAGGTCCGTGGAATGAAGCCTGGCGAGAGTTCAAGAAGAACAATCCGAGGGCTCCGCCGAGGGAGATCTTCAAGCATGCAGGAGAGCTGATCTACCGGTTTCAGCTCATGGGAGGCCCGATTCAGCCCTACTATGCCAAGCCAGGAGCATGAGGACGAATGACCCGTTTCTACTGGGTGGACGAGGACATCGAAGTCGCCAGGAAGTATGGCGGAGAGGCGCATGGCTCGCCGCGGTGGGCGCTCCCTGGCCTGATGCAGTGTCCTGCTTGCGGAGAAACGTGGAGCGATGTCGGCCACCACTTCCCTGGCGTCGACCTGACCGCCCTTCCTCAGCGGCGCGAGTTCGAAAGAGCCAGACCTGAGCCCTTCCCTGAGTTTGTTCGCCTGCGGGAGTTGGTCCGTCCCCTTGTTCCGCCCGAGGAGGCACTTCCTCCTGGCGCTGGCTTTGGGCCTTTGGTGGGAACTGCTGTGGGAACGTTCCCTGCCTTTGCCTGGATCATCGAGGTGCTGCTCATCCGGGCTGAAGTGCTGGGCCAGCTCCATGCCCAGGGAATGAGGAACCTCCAGGGACATCCCACGGCGCTTCGGTCTCGGCGCAATCCGCCACCCGAGTTGCTGGAACTGCACGTGCTCCCGCGCGGGCGACTTCATGGCGATTGCCTTCCGCCAGATGAACCTCCTCCGTGCCCCACTTGTGGCTGGTTTGGCCTCCGTCGACCCGAGGAGCCCATCCTGGACGAGGCTTCCCTCCCCTCGGACATGGAGCTGTTCCGCGTGGGCAACTTCGCCACGATGGTCATCGGCACGGAGCGCTTCAAGGACACCGTCGAACAGCTCGGCCTCGATGGCCTCACCTTCCTCGAGGTCCCCACTCGCTGAGCCACAACGACAACGAGGAGACCCTGCTCATCGCGGGGCCTCCTCGCGGGTTCTTGGACTCGAGTCGCCTCAGAACTTGAACAGGCTCGACACGCCGTCCTTGATGCTCTTGCCGACGTCCTTCGCTCCGTCCGCAATCTTCTCACCGACGTCCTTGGCGCCCTCGGCCACCTTCTCGCCGACGTCCTTGGCTCCCTCGGTGACCTTCTCCTTCACGTCCTTCACGGCCTCTCCCACCTTGCCGTTCGTGACGTTGTCCACCGTGTTCTTCAGCTTGTTGAAGTCGATGGTGTACGTCGTCCCCACTCCCACGCCCAACCCCAACGCCGCCTTCGCCTTCGCTCCAATCGTCAGCTTCCCATCCTCGAACGCGAACTTCCCATCCACCGCCGCCCCCACCCCTGCAATCGCAGTCCCCGTCACCGAGCCACCCACCGGACCGAACTCACCCTTCGCCGTCGCGCTCGCCTCCGCACCCACCAGCGCGCCCGCCCCCGCCTCCACGCCGACGTCCCCATCCTTGAGGTTGAAGTCCGCCTTCGCCTTCGCATCCGCGTTGGCTCCCACCAACGCCTCACCGTGCACCCCGCCGTAGACCTTCCCGTCCACCTTCCCCAACCCGATGTCCTTCAAGTCCTTGCCGAACCCCGCATCCCCTCGCAGGCTCGCCAGGTTCGCCTCCGCTCCCGCCCTGCCTCCAATCTCCCACGGCATGATTCGATAGGACGCGTCACCCTGCGCCTCGAGCGCGCTCGCCTCGAACTGCGCTCCCGTCCCGCTCTTGTCGAACCCCGTGCCCGTCTTGAACTCGGCCACGTCCTTCTGCCAGGACACGTAGTTGCCACTCTCGTTGCCCGCCACCTGCCCAGGCCCCGAGTTGCCCTTCGTCACCTGACGCCCATCCTTCTTCGCCGCGCTGGCGTCCGCCTTGTCGCCCTTGCGCGAGTCCAGGAAGATGTCCTGCCCCCACTGCCCATCCAGCTTCGTCTCCGGCTGGTGCTTGTCGATGAACCCCTTCTTCCCCGCCGCGGAGTCAGCGCCGGAAGTCGCAGGGGAGGATGACGGAGGGGGGCGGGGGGACTGGGCGACGCGCATGGGAGCTCTCGGGGGACCGCGGGGGCGAGGGCGGCTAGAGCACAGCCCATGCCAGGGGTTCCGACACCCCTCGCGCCACCGTCCCTCCTCTGAAGCCACCCACCCGGGAGCACCCCGCCGCCCCCTTCTCCTGATGACGGGAGCCATCACCCCTGATGGCGAACGTCACCAGACCCGCCGCGCCCTCACACGCCCCAGGGGCGCAGGAACGTCGCCGTCTGCTCGAGGATGAAGGGCAGCGACGCCGTCAGCTCGTGCCCGTCGTCCACCTCCACCAGCTTCACGTTGCGACGGCCCTCCGCCCACTGGCGCGAGTTGGCGATGTCACACGTGTCGTCCGCGCGCCCGTGGATGAGCAGCGTGGGCACTCGCACGTCGGGCCAGTTCCCCAGGCGCTCGTCCAAGCGCTGCGCGTCCTCGACGAAGCTCCAGTGGACTTTCGACGTGCGCTTCTCCACGAAGTCCTCCGTCGGAATCCAGCCCGACGTCCGCCAGTGCTCCCAGAACGCCTCGCCCATCCGCTTGCGCAGCTGCGTCACGATGTGGAACGCCGGCGCCATCAACACCAGGCCACACACGCGCGCGTCCTCCGCCGCGATTCTCGCCGCCGTCAGCCCTCCCAGGCTCGAGCCCAGCAACACCACCCGGTCCTGCTGGCCACCCAGCGCCGCTCGCACCGTGTCGGTGATGGCGCTCAGCTTCAGCTCCTCGAACGAGGGCACCCGCAGGTTCAGCCGCTCGATGTGGATGCCCAAGGGCTCGAAGTGACGGCTCAATGCCAGACCCTTCGTCGAGTTCGGTCCGGACGCGAAGCCATGCAGATACATGAAGCGAGGAGCCAGGGGCACGGGCACTGGAGGTAGGTCGCTCATGGCCGTCACTGTAACGTCGGCCCCGGCCCCCGGCTCACTTGATTACCGCGTCACT
It encodes the following:
- the sitI6 gene encoding SitI6 family double-CXXCG motif immunity protein, whose amino-acid sequence is MTRFYWVDEDIEVARKYGGEAHGSPRWALPGLMQCPACGETWSDVGHHFPGVDLTALPQRREFERARPEPFPEFVRLRELVRPLVPPEEALPPGAGFGPLVGTAVGTFPAFAWIIEVLLIRAEVLGQLHAQGMRNLQGHPTALRSRRNPPPELLELHVLPRGRLHGDCLPPDEPPPCPTCGWFGLRRPEEPILDEASLPSDMELFRVGNFATMVIGTERFKDTVEQLGLDGLTFLEVPTR
- a CDS encoding YqiA/YcfP family alpha/beta fold hydrolase: MSDLPPVPVPLAPRFMYLHGFASGPNSTKGLALSRHFEPLGIHIERLNLRVPSFEELKLSAITDTVRAALGGQQDRVVLLGSSLGGLTAARIAAEDARVCGLVLMAPAFHIVTQLRKRMGEAFWEHWRTSGWIPTEDFVEKRTSKVHWSFVEDAQRLDERLGNWPDVRVPTLLIHGRADDTCDIANSRQWAEGRRNVKLVEVDDGHELTASLPFILEQTATFLRPWGV